One window of Caloenas nicobarica isolate bCalNic1 chromosome 7, bCalNic1.hap1, whole genome shotgun sequence genomic DNA carries:
- the LOC135990620 gene encoding cytochrome P450 2C9-like produces MLLGAATVVLLVCIACLFSFASWRWRSGKGKMPPGPAPLPILGNVLHVKPKNLAKTLQKLSEENGPMFTVHLGSDPVVVLHRSDLVKEALMDRADEFAARGHMAIGERANNGLGIIFSSNEGWLQVRRFALSTLRNFGMGKRSIEERIQEETEHLLEEISKTKGTPFDPVFMLSCAVSNVICSIVFGKRYDCKDKKFLSLMENMNNILKRMNSYWGQLYQMFSKILDYLPGPHNKIFAEIDALKAFVSEEIKMHQGSLDPSCPQDYIDCFLCKMQEEKKNPNSSFHMKNLITSTFDLFIAGSETTSTTIRYGLLLLLKYPKIQEKVQEEIDRVVGRSRRPCVADRSQMPYTDAVLHEIQRFITLLPLSLPHTVTKDTHFREYVIPKGTTIFPSLTSVLYDSKEFPNPTEFNPGHFLNENGTFRKSEFFVPFSAGKRICPGEGLARMEMFLVTTTILQNFTLKSVVDPQELNITPILSGTFNIPPAFQLCALPR; encoded by the exons ATGCTCCTGGGAGCAGCCACTGTTGTCCTCCTGGTTTGCATTGCTTGCTTGTTCTCCTTTGCATCATGGAGATGGAGGTCTGGAAAGGGGAAGATGCCTCCAGGACCAGCTCCCCTTCCCATCCTAGGTAATGTGCTGCACGTGAAACCAAAGAACTTGGCCAAAACCCTCCAAAAG CTCAGTGAAGAGAATGGACCAATGTTCACAGTGCACCTGGGCTCTGACCCAGTGGTGGTGCTGCACAGATCTGACCTGGTGAAAGAAGCCTTGATGGATCGCGCAGATGAGTTTGCTGCCAGAGGACATATGGCAATAGGAGAAAGGGCTAACAATGGATTAG ggaTTATCTTTAGCAGCAATGAGGGCTGGTTACAAGTCCGGCGGTTTGCTCTCAGCACTCTGCGCAACTTTGGAATGGGGAAGAGGAGCATCGAAGAGAGGATCCAGGAGGAAACAGAACACTTGCTGGAAGAGATCAGCAAAACAAAGG GAACACCTTTTGACCCAGTCTTcatgctgagctgtgctgtctCCAATGTCATATGCTCCATTGTCTTTGGGAAACGATATGACTGTAAAGACAAGAAGTTCCTGTCTCTGATGGAGAACATGAACAACATCCTCAAGAGGATGAACTCCTACTGGGGCCAG ctcTACCAGATGTTCTCAAAGATCCTGGATTACTTGCCTGGCCCAcacaacaaaatatttgcagaaattgATGCTCTAAAAGCCTTTGTGTCAGAGGAGATAAAGATGCACCAAGGCTCCCTAGATCCCAGCTGCCCTCAGGATTACATTGACTGCTTCCTCTGCAAAATGCAGGAG GAGAAAAAGAATCCCAACTCCAGTTTCCACATGAAGAACCTGATAACCAGCACCTTTGACTTGTTCATTGCCGGATCTGAGACAACTAGCACCACCATAAGATACGGGCTTCTACTTCTTCTCAAATACCCAAAGATACAAG AGAAAGTTCAAGAAGAGATCGACCGGGTAGTAGGACGATCACGAAGACCTTGTGTGGCTGACCGGTCCCAGATGCCCTACACAGATGCAGTGCTCCATGAAATCCAGcgcttcatcaccctcctcccCCTGAGTCTCCCTCACACTGTGACCAAAGACACCCACTTCAGAGAGTATGTCATTCCCAAG GGCACCACAATCTTTCCCAGCCTCACTTCTGTCCTCTATGACAGTAAAGAGTTTCCAAACCCAACTGAGTTCAATCCTGGACATTTCTTGAATGAGAATGGCACCTTTAGGAAGAGCGAATTCTTCGTGCCCTTCTCAGCAG GAAAGCGAATATGCCCTGGAGAGGGCCTGGCACGCATGGAGATGTTCTTAGTCACAACTACCATCTTGCAAAACTTTACCTTGAAGTCTGTTGTTGACCCCCAGGAACTCAACATAACCCCGATACTGAGTGGGACATTCAACATACCTCCTGCCTTCCAGCTCTGTGCTCTCCCCCGTTGA